A genomic window from Mesosutterella faecium includes:
- a CDS encoding cyclase family protein, producing MQQDSAMTALDFTRTIRPGMPLFPGTPQPSLQAIARIEGEGFRETQLLLTSHTGTHIDAPAHVFPGGAALESFPASQFAGSLAVLDATGFAPDSEIPASFLEENAAARAAEFLFFRTGWERFWGQESYFEAYPVLSAGAARWAADKGKKALGFDTPGIDPAEDASLRLHRIVLGTGRTLVIENLCGLSAAPAGLLSCAALPLKFEGSDGAPARVIGWTP from the coding sequence ATGCAGCAGGACAGCGCCATGACGGCCCTTGACTTCACCCGGACGATCCGCCCGGGCATGCCCCTTTTCCCCGGAACCCCGCAGCCTAGCCTTCAGGCGATCGCCCGGATCGAGGGCGAGGGCTTTCGCGAGACGCAGCTCCTTCTCACCTCGCACACCGGCACCCACATCGACGCCCCCGCCCACGTCTTTCCCGGCGGGGCGGCGCTCGAATCCTTCCCCGCCTCGCAGTTCGCGGGGAGCCTTGCCGTGCTCGACGCCACGGGCTTTGCGCCGGACTCGGAAATTCCCGCCTCTTTTCTCGAGGAGAACGCGGCTGCCCGCGCGGCCGAGTTCCTGTTCTTCCGCACGGGCTGGGAGCGCTTCTGGGGACAGGAGAGCTACTTCGAGGCTTACCCGGTGCTCTCCGCCGGGGCCGCCCGGTGGGCGGCGGACAAGGGCAAGAAGGCGCTCGGCTTTGACACGCCCGGGATCGACCCGGCCGAAGACGCTTCCCTCAGGCTCCACCGGATCGTGCTCGGGACCGGACGGACGCTGGTGATTGAAAACCTCTGCGGCCTTTCCGCCGCGCCCGCGGGGCTTCTCTCCTGCGCGGCGCTGCCGCTTAAATTCGAGGGCTCGGACGGGGCCCCCGCCCGCGTCATCGGCTGGACGCCCTAG